One window of Agromyces rhizosphaerae genomic DNA carries:
- a CDS encoding DUF349 domain-containing protein, with the protein MSQSDQQQWGRVDETGTVYVTDGDGERAVGQYPDGTPEEALAYFERKYADLAGQVTLLEQRSRAGASAADVAKAVAHLQETVAEANAVGDLATLRSRLEALSGTVGEQTEQQKAEAAQALEAAIAERTAIVEEAEALAAADPAKTQWKQATATLDGLFARWQKHQQEGPRLPKGQANELWKRFRTARSTVETHRKAFFAELDASHREVRAAKQRLIERAEQLAPRGADGIPEYRGLLDDWKRAGRAGKKQDDALWARFKAAGDVLFQAKAEVDAAENAEFEENLTAKLALLDEAEPLLKAKDAAKARATLTDLQRRWDEIGKVPRAQLRTVEDRLRKIENAVRALEDERWEREDPEKKARSEGLAGQLEEAIEQLESDLADARARKDTKAVTEAEEALAARKAWLKAISG; encoded by the coding sequence GTGTCTCAATCAGATCAGCAGCAGTGGGGTCGCGTCGACGAGACCGGCACCGTGTACGTCACGGACGGTGACGGCGAGCGCGCCGTCGGCCAGTACCCCGACGGCACCCCCGAGGAGGCGCTCGCCTACTTCGAGCGCAAGTACGCGGACCTCGCCGGCCAGGTGACGCTGCTCGAGCAGCGCTCGCGCGCGGGCGCGTCGGCGGCCGACGTCGCGAAGGCCGTCGCGCACCTCCAGGAGACCGTCGCCGAGGCGAACGCGGTCGGCGACCTCGCCACGCTGCGCAGCCGGCTCGAGGCCCTGTCGGGCACCGTCGGCGAGCAGACCGAGCAGCAGAAGGCCGAGGCCGCCCAGGCACTCGAGGCCGCGATCGCCGAGCGCACCGCGATCGTCGAGGAGGCCGAGGCCCTCGCCGCGGCCGACCCCGCCAAGACGCAGTGGAAGCAGGCGACCGCCACGCTCGACGGGCTCTTCGCGCGCTGGCAGAAGCACCAGCAGGAGGGCCCGCGCCTGCCGAAGGGCCAGGCCAACGAGCTCTGGAAGCGGTTCCGCACCGCGCGCTCGACCGTCGAGACGCACCGCAAGGCGTTCTTCGCCGAGCTCGACGCCTCGCACCGCGAGGTGCGCGCCGCCAAGCAGCGCCTGATCGAGCGCGCCGAGCAGCTCGCACCGCGCGGCGCCGATGGCATCCCCGAGTACCGCGGACTGCTCGACGACTGGAAGCGCGCCGGCCGGGCCGGCAAGAAGCAGGACGACGCGCTGTGGGCGCGGTTCAAGGCCGCCGGCGACGTGCTGTTCCAGGCGAAGGCCGAGGTCGATGCGGCCGAGAACGCCGAGTTCGAGGAGAACCTCACCGCCAAGCTCGCGCTGCTCGATGAGGCGGAGCCGCTGCTGAAGGCCAAGGATGCCGCGAAGGCACGCGCGACCCTCACGGACCTCCAGCGCCGCTGGGACGAGATCGGCAAGGTGCCGCGGGCGCAGCTGCGCACCGTCGAGGACCGGCTGCGGAAGATCGAGAACGCCGTGCGCGCACTCGAGGACGAGCGCTGGGAGCGCGAGGACCCCGAGAAGAAGGCGCGCTCCGAGGGGCTGGCCGGCCAGCTCGAGGAGGCCATCGAGCAGCTCGAGTCCGACCTGGCCGACGCTCGTGCCCGCAAGGACACGAAGGCCGTCACCGAGGCCGAGGAGGCCCTCGCCGCGCGCAAGGCGTGGCTCAAGGCGATCTCGGGCTGA
- the rpsD gene encoding 30S ribosomal protein S4, producing MSTTSRTRSKTRLSRALGIPLTPKAARHMEKRPYAPGEHGRTKRKADSDYAIRLREKQRLRAQYGIREKQLRIAYNEAKRTEGATGENLVELLEMRLDALVLRAGFARTMAQARQFVVHRHILVDGKLVDRPSFRVKPGQTIGVKTRSEGTEPFQVAAAGGHVDVLPKTPGYLEVELDKLQAKLVRRPKRAEVPVTCEVQLVVEYYAAR from the coding sequence GTGTCCACCACGTCACGCACCCGTAGCAAGACCCGCCTGTCGCGCGCCCTCGGCATCCCGCTGACCCCGAAGGCCGCGCGCCACATGGAGAAGCGCCCCTACGCACCGGGCGAGCACGGCCGCACCAAGCGCAAGGCCGACTCCGACTACGCCATCCGCCTCCGCGAGAAGCAGCGCCTCCGGGCCCAGTACGGCATCCGCGAGAAGCAGCTCCGCATCGCCTACAACGAGGCGAAGCGCACCGAGGGCGCCACCGGCGAGAACCTCGTCGAGCTCCTCGAGATGCGCCTCGACGCCCTCGTGCTGCGCGCCGGCTTCGCCCGCACCATGGCGCAGGCCCGCCAGTTCGTCGTGCACCGTCACATCCTCGTCGACGGCAAGCTCGTCGACCGCCCCTCGTTCCGCGTCAAGCCGGGCCAGACCATCGGCGTCAAGACCCGCTCCGAGGGCACCGAGCCCTTCCAGGTCGCGGCCGCCGGCGGTCACGTCGACGTGCTCCCCAAGACCCCGGGCTACCTCGAGGTCGAGCTCGACAAGCTCCAGGCGAAGCTCGTGCGTCGCCCGAAGCGCGCCGAGGTCCCCGTGACCTGCGAGGTCCAGCTGGTCGTCGAGTACTACGCGGCTCGCTGA
- a CDS encoding peptidylprolyl isomerase, producing MAAKNTQERVERERLRAYRARRHVHEHKERRRVRDNWIAGAVLVLVLVIATVVQIAYFSAGPGAPVEAEATETPAATAAEGENQGDVPAPELAEDRTWTGVLSLNDDVELAVELDGAAAPQAVASEVSLIQAGFYDGVSCHRLTDGTIWVLQCGDPIGDGTGGPGYSYGPIENAPEDDLYPAGTIAMARQSFDAYSHGSQFFIVYEDTTLTPDEAGGYTVIGQVTDGLDDLRASITDAGVEGGATDGAPAVPTTITAFTIE from the coding sequence GTGGCAGCGAAGAACACGCAGGAACGCGTCGAGCGGGAGCGCCTGCGCGCGTACCGCGCCCGGAGGCACGTCCACGAGCACAAGGAACGCCGCCGCGTGCGCGACAACTGGATCGCCGGCGCCGTGCTGGTGCTGGTGCTCGTCATCGCGACCGTCGTGCAGATCGCCTACTTCTCCGCGGGTCCCGGCGCGCCGGTCGAGGCGGAGGCCACCGAGACGCCCGCCGCCACGGCCGCCGAGGGCGAGAACCAGGGCGACGTGCCCGCGCCCGAGCTCGCCGAGGACCGCACATGGACCGGCGTGCTCTCGCTCAACGACGACGTGGAGCTCGCGGTCGAGCTCGACGGCGCGGCCGCACCGCAGGCCGTGGCGTCCGAGGTCTCGCTCATCCAGGCCGGCTTCTACGACGGCGTCAGCTGCCACCGCCTCACCGACGGCACGATCTGGGTGCTCCAGTGCGGCGACCCGATCGGCGACGGCACCGGCGGCCCCGGGTACAGCTACGGTCCGATCGAGAACGCACCGGAGGACGACCTCTACCCGGCCGGCACGATCGCGATGGCCCGCCAGTCGTTCGACGCGTACAGCCACGGCAGCCAGTTCTTCATCGTCTACGAGGACACGACGCTCACGCCCGACGAGGCCGGCGGCTACACGGTCATCGGGCAGGTGACCGACGGCCTCGACGACCTGCGCGCATCGATCACCGACGCGGGCGTCGAGGGCGGGGCGACCGACGGGGCGCCCGCGGTGCCCACGACGATCACCGCGTTCACGATCGAGTAA
- the secD gene encoding protein translocase subunit SecD: MAAPSKRSSRPTTVKKAWRSLSWLGALIVALIAINTAGVLWAGGSWTPKLALDLEGGTQIILAPELAEGQSVTGEQLDQAVSILRQRVDASGVSEAEITTQGDRNIVVAIPGELDDETRQRIESSAKLELRPVILAGVASTETAEPTDEADEEATDEAEATETPEPTDASDFAWITDELQAEYDAFDCASIDEAEANRHPADEPLITCDTTNTFKYALGPVEVSGENITDATNGMVQSSSGVSTGTWAVNLRFDDQGTEDFAAVSTRLFGLEEPRNQFAFVLDGRIISAPSMNGIITDGRPQITGSFTQESSKALADQLKFGALPISFTVQSSDTISATLGSSQLQSGLIAGLIGLILVVIYTLFQYRALASVTIASLVVAGVITYLSITILSWYQGYRLSLAGVAALIVAIGFTADSFIVYFERVRDELRDGRALVGAVEAGWKRALRTVIASKTVNLLAAIVLFIFAVGSVRGFAFTLGLTTVIDVIVVILFTHPMLQLLAQTRFFSSGHPWSGLDPTALGAVYRGRAEFRKPAANVTKTKVASSSREAQRRQTIAERKAAELAAVGDTPSNEGKDS; this comes from the coding sequence GTGGCTGCACCCTCCAAGCGGTCGTCCCGACCCACCACCGTCAAGAAGGCCTGGCGCTCCCTCAGCTGGCTCGGCGCCCTGATCGTCGCACTGATCGCGATCAACACCGCCGGCGTGCTCTGGGCGGGCGGCTCGTGGACGCCGAAGCTCGCCCTCGACCTCGAGGGCGGCACGCAGATCATCCTCGCCCCCGAGCTCGCCGAGGGGCAGAGCGTCACCGGCGAGCAGCTCGACCAGGCGGTCTCCATCCTCCGCCAGCGCGTCGACGCGTCGGGCGTGTCCGAGGCTGAGATCACCACGCAGGGCGACCGCAACATCGTCGTCGCCATCCCGGGTGAGCTCGACGACGAGACGCGGCAGCGCATCGAGTCGTCGGCCAAGCTCGAGCTGCGCCCCGTGATCCTCGCGGGCGTGGCGTCGACCGAGACTGCCGAGCCGACCGACGAGGCGGACGAGGAGGCGACCGACGAGGCGGAGGCGACCGAGACGCCCGAGCCCACCGACGCCAGCGACTTCGCGTGGATCACCGACGAGCTGCAGGCGGAGTACGACGCGTTCGACTGCGCCTCGATCGACGAGGCCGAGGCGAACCGGCACCCCGCCGACGAGCCGCTCATCACCTGCGACACCACGAACACGTTCAAGTACGCGCTCGGCCCGGTCGAGGTCAGCGGCGAGAACATCACGGACGCCACCAACGGCATGGTGCAGAGCTCGTCCGGCGTGTCGACCGGCACCTGGGCCGTCAACCTGCGGTTCGACGACCAGGGCACCGAGGACTTCGCCGCGGTCAGCACGCGACTCTTCGGCCTCGAGGAGCCCCGCAACCAGTTCGCGTTCGTGCTCGACGGGCGGATCATCTCCGCGCCGAGCATGAACGGCATCATCACCGACGGTCGCCCGCAGATCACCGGCAGCTTCACCCAGGAGTCGTCGAAGGCGCTGGCCGACCAGCTGAAGTTCGGTGCGCTGCCGATCAGCTTCACGGTGCAGAGCTCGGACACGATCTCGGCGACGCTCGGCTCCTCGCAGCTGCAGAGCGGCCTCATCGCCGGCCTCATCGGCCTGATCCTGGTCGTGATCTACACGCTCTTCCAATACCGGGCGCTCGCGTCGGTGACGATCGCCTCGCTCGTCGTGGCCGGCGTCATCACCTACCTCTCGATCACGATCCTGTCCTGGTACCAGGGGTACCGGCTCTCCCTCGCGGGCGTCGCGGCACTGATCGTCGCGATCGGCTTCACGGCCGACTCGTTCATCGTGTACTTCGAACGCGTGCGCGACGAGCTGCGCGACGGCCGTGCGCTCGTCGGCGCGGTCGAGGCGGGCTGGAAGCGCGCGCTGCGCACCGTCATCGCCTCGAAGACGGTCAACCTGCTCGCCGCCATCGTGCTGTTCATCTTCGCGGTCGGCAGCGTGCGCGGGTTCGCGTTCACACTCGGTCTCACGACCGTGATCGACGTGATCGTGGTCATCCTGTTCACCCACCCGATGCTGCAGCTGCTCGCGCAGACGCGGTTCTTCTCCAGCGGCCACCCGTGGTCGGGCCTCGACCCGACGGCGCTCGGCGCCGTGTACCGCGGCCGTGCGGAGTTCCGCAAGCCCGCCGCGAACGTGACGAAGACCAAGGTCGCGTCGAGCTCGCGCGAGGCGCAGCGCCGGCAGACCATCGCCGAGCGCAAGGCTGCGGAGCTCGCCGCCGTCGGCGACACGCCCTCGAACGAGGGGAAGGACTCCTGA
- the secF gene encoding protein translocase subunit SecF has protein sequence MASRLTTFGNDLYTGKRSFNFVGGRRKWYAIAAVLIILSVLVPVFRGFNFGIEFRGGSQFLISNVAEATQEPAIDAVAEVVPDAVARVTIVGDDGVRVQTDQLEAAETREVTTALAEAYGVPESEITSSFVGASWGEDVTRQAIIGLIAFLLFAAVFMALYFRTWKMSAAAILSLFADLVVTAGIYAASGFEVSPAAMIGLLTILSYSLYDTVVVFDKIRENTSWEGDESRRTFPESVNLAVNQTLVRSINTSVVAALPVAAILFIGAFVLGADTLRDISLALLIGILVGTWSTVFIAAPMYSQFREGEPAIKRHDERVLKERDQAASTSEAPAEVGS, from the coding sequence ATGGCCAGTCGGCTCACCACCTTCGGCAACGACCTCTACACGGGCAAGCGCTCGTTCAACTTCGTCGGCGGACGCCGCAAGTGGTACGCGATCGCCGCGGTGCTGATCATCCTGTCGGTGCTCGTGCCCGTGTTCCGCGGCTTCAACTTCGGCATCGAGTTCCGCGGGGGCTCCCAGTTCCTGATCTCGAACGTCGCCGAGGCGACCCAGGAGCCCGCGATCGACGCGGTCGCCGAGGTCGTGCCCGACGCCGTCGCGCGAGTGACGATCGTCGGCGACGACGGCGTGCGCGTCCAGACCGACCAGCTCGAGGCCGCCGAGACCCGTGAGGTGACCACGGCCCTCGCCGAGGCGTATGGCGTGCCCGAGTCGGAGATCACGTCGAGCTTCGTCGGCGCGAGCTGGGGCGAGGACGTCACGCGGCAGGCCATCATCGGCCTCATCGCGTTCCTGCTCTTCGCCGCGGTCTTCATGGCGCTGTACTTCCGCACCTGGAAGATGTCCGCGGCCGCGATCCTGTCGCTGTTCGCCGACCTCGTCGTGACGGCGGGCATCTACGCCGCCAGCGGATTCGAGGTCTCGCCGGCGGCGATGATCGGCCTCCTGACGATCCTCAGCTACTCGCTCTACGACACCGTCGTGGTGTTCGACAAGATCCGCGAGAACACCTCGTGGGAGGGCGACGAGTCGAGGCGTACCTTCCCCGAGTCGGTGAACCTCGCCGTGAACCAGACCCTCGTCCGGTCGATCAACACGAGCGTGGTCGCCGCACTCCCGGTCGCCGCGATCCTCTTCATCGGCGCGTTCGTGCTCGGCGCGGACACCCTGCGCGACATCTCGCTGGCGCTGCTCATCGGCATCCTCGTCGGCACGTGGTCGACCGTGTTCATCGCGGCGCCCATGTACTCGCAGTTCCGCGAGGGCGAGCCGGCCATCAAGCGCCACGACGAGCGTGTGCTGAAGGAGCGCGACCAGGCGGCATCGACCTCGGAGGCGCCCGCCGAGGTGGGTTCCTGA
- a CDS encoding replication-associated recombination protein A, producing MVESAPGLRSGATPLAVRMRPTSLDEVAGQRHLLTPGSPLVALAGDASGRSGSVSVILWGPPGTGKTTLAQAIARSSGRRFVELSAVSAGVKDVRQVMEEARSSRDLYGVSTVLFLDEIHRFTKAQQDALLPGVENGWVILVAATTENPSFSVVSPLLSRSLLLTLEPLDDDDLGVLVDRAVADPRGLGDAVVLEADARAALIRLASGDARRALTALEAASVTAASERPDEASGADGVDDAAEGETDAPEPADSDAAAAETKPVITAELVARAVDRALLRYDRNGDEHYDVISAFIKSVRGSDVDAALHYLARMIEAGEDPRFIARRIIVLASEDIGMADPQALQVAVAAADAVQYIGMPEGRIPLAQAVVHLATAPKSNAAYLGIDRAIADVRAGHAGPVPKHLRDAHYPGAKRLGHGKGYAYPHDDPVGVVRQDYLPEGLERARYYLPGDHGNEREIAARLERLLKIVRG from the coding sequence ATGGTCGAGTCCGCCCCGGGGCTGCGCTCCGGCGCGACGCCCCTCGCCGTGCGCATGCGTCCGACGAGCCTCGACGAGGTCGCCGGCCAGCGGCACCTGCTGACGCCCGGGTCGCCGCTCGTCGCGCTCGCGGGCGACGCGTCCGGCAGGTCGGGCTCCGTGTCGGTCATCCTCTGGGGGCCGCCGGGCACCGGCAAGACCACGCTCGCCCAGGCCATCGCGCGCTCCTCGGGCCGTCGGTTCGTCGAGCTGTCGGCCGTCTCCGCCGGCGTGAAGGACGTGCGGCAGGTCATGGAGGAGGCGCGCTCGAGCCGCGACCTCTACGGCGTCTCGACGGTGCTGTTCCTCGACGAGATCCACCGCTTCACCAAGGCGCAGCAGGACGCGCTGCTGCCCGGCGTCGAGAACGGCTGGGTGATCCTCGTCGCCGCCACCACCGAGAACCCGTCGTTCTCGGTCGTCTCGCCGCTGCTGTCGCGCTCGCTCCTGCTCACCCTCGAGCCGCTCGACGACGACGACCTCGGCGTGCTGGTCGACCGGGCCGTGGCCGACCCGCGGGGCCTCGGGGACGCGGTGGTGCTCGAGGCCGACGCGCGGGCTGCGCTCATCCGGCTCGCGTCGGGCGACGCGCGTCGCGCACTGACGGCGCTCGAGGCGGCGTCGGTCACGGCCGCGAGCGAGCGGCCCGACGAGGCATCCGGTGCCGACGGCGTCGACGACGCGGCCGAGGGTGAGACGGATGCCCCTGAGCCGGCCGACTCCGACGCAGCCGCCGCCGAGACCAAGCCGGTCATCACCGCCGAGCTCGTCGCTCGCGCGGTCGATCGCGCGCTGCTGCGCTACGACCGGAACGGCGACGAGCACTACGACGTGATCAGCGCCTTCATCAAGTCGGTGCGCGGGTCCGACGTCGACGCCGCGCTGCACTACCTCGCGCGCATGATCGAGGCGGGGGAGGACCCGCGGTTCATCGCGCGGCGCATCATCGTGCTCGCCTCGGAGGACATCGGGATGGCCGACCCGCAGGCGCTCCAGGTCGCGGTCGCCGCGGCCGACGCCGTGCAGTACATCGGGATGCCCGAAGGGCGCATCCCGCTCGCGCAGGCCGTCGTGCACCTCGCGACGGCGCCGAAGTCCAACGCGGCCTACCTGGGCATCGACAGGGCGATCGCCGACGTGCGCGCGGGCCACGCCGGCCCGGTGCCGAAGCACCTGCGCGACGCGCACTACCCCGGGGCGAAGCGGCTCGGCCACGGGAAGGGGTACGCGTACCCGCACGACGACCCCGTGGGAGTCGTGCGCCAGGACTACCTGCCCGAGGGCCTGGAGCGCGCCCGCTACTACCTGCCGGGCGACCACGGGAACGAGCGCGAGATCGCCGCGCGCCTGGAGCGCCTGCTGAAGATCGTCCGGGGATGA
- a CDS encoding RelA/SpoT family protein: MVSESPVATGNPSLRRLVPRIFSKAQPSGAVDTLLRTVRMHHPKADLAVIERAHAVAERAHEGQKRKSGEPYITHPIAVAQILADLGIGSKTVAAALLHDTVEDTEYRLDELRDDFGDEIAMLVDGVTKLDKVKYGDSTQAETVRKMIVAMSKDIRVLIIKLADRLHNARTWGFVPAASATRKATETLEIYAPLAHRLGIQTIKWELEDLSFAVLYPKLYAEIESLVRQRTPQREEFVQTVIDLVNDDLKAARIRGKVVGRPKQYYSIYQKMIVRGREFDEIYDLVGIRVLVNSVRDCYAVLGAIHARWTPLPGRFKDYIATPKFNLYQSLHTTVIGPKGRAVEIQIRTHEMHQRAEYGVAAHWKYKEQVNGKANDQKAVGDADMAWLAHISDWQAETADPGEFLDSLRYEIGAKEVYVFTPKGRVIGLPAGATPIDFAYAVHTEVGHRTMGAKVNGRLVPLETQLTSGDVVEVFTSKNPDSGPSQDWLNFVKSPRARNKIRQWFTKERRDEAIEQGRDSIARAMRKQNLPLQKLMGQDSFAEVAAQLRYEDVSSLYAAVGEGHISTQSVLEKVISLVRDEDEDEATDVPLANMPRPSSVSRSSDSGVLVRGAPDILVKLARCCTPVPGDEIVGFITRGSGVSVHQASCHNVQGLLREPERMIDVEWAPSSKGVFLVQIQIEALDRGGLLSDVTRVLSEHHVNILSATVSTSTDRLAISKFVFEMGDTTHLDRVLNAVRRIDAVYDVYRVSDG; this comes from the coding sequence ATGGTGAGCGAGTCACCCGTCGCGACGGGCAATCCGTCGCTGCGCCGCCTCGTGCCGCGCATCTTCTCGAAGGCGCAGCCCTCGGGGGCGGTCGACACGCTGCTGCGCACGGTGCGCATGCACCATCCGAAGGCCGACCTGGCGGTGATCGAGCGCGCGCACGCGGTCGCCGAGCGGGCCCACGAGGGCCAGAAGCGCAAGAGCGGCGAGCCGTACATCACGCACCCGATCGCGGTCGCGCAGATCCTCGCCGACCTCGGGATCGGCTCGAAGACCGTCGCGGCGGCGCTGCTGCACGACACCGTCGAGGACACCGAGTATCGGCTCGACGAGCTCCGCGACGACTTCGGCGACGAGATCGCGATGCTCGTCGACGGCGTGACCAAGCTCGACAAGGTCAAGTACGGCGACTCCACCCAGGCCGAGACCGTGCGCAAGATGATCGTCGCGATGTCGAAGGACATCCGCGTGCTCATCATCAAGCTGGCCGACCGCCTGCACAATGCGCGCACGTGGGGCTTCGTGCCCGCGGCATCCGCCACCCGCAAGGCGACCGAGACGCTCGAGATCTACGCGCCGCTCGCGCACCGGCTCGGCATCCAGACCATCAAGTGGGAGCTCGAGGACCTGAGCTTCGCGGTGCTCTACCCCAAGCTGTACGCCGAGATCGAGAGCCTCGTGCGCCAGCGCACGCCGCAGCGCGAGGAGTTCGTGCAGACGGTCATCGACCTGGTGAACGACGACCTCAAGGCGGCCCGCATCCGCGGCAAGGTGGTCGGCCGCCCGAAGCAGTACTACTCGATCTACCAGAAGATGATCGTGCGCGGACGCGAGTTCGACGAGATCTACGACCTCGTGGGCATCCGCGTGCTCGTGAACTCGGTGCGCGACTGCTACGCGGTGCTCGGCGCCATCCACGCGCGCTGGACCCCGCTGCCCGGTCGGTTCAAGGACTACATCGCGACGCCCAAGTTCAACCTGTACCAGTCGCTGCACACCACCGTGATCGGGCCCAAGGGCCGCGCGGTGGAGATCCAGATCCGCACGCACGAGATGCACCAGCGCGCCGAGTACGGCGTCGCTGCGCACTGGAAGTACAAGGAGCAGGTCAACGGCAAGGCCAACGACCAGAAGGCGGTCGGCGACGCCGACATGGCCTGGCTCGCGCACATCTCCGACTGGCAGGCGGAGACCGCCGACCCGGGTGAGTTCCTCGACTCGCTGCGCTACGAGATCGGCGCGAAGGAGGTCTACGTCTTCACCCCGAAGGGCCGGGTCATCGGCCTGCCGGCGGGTGCGACGCCGATCGACTTCGCCTACGCGGTGCACACCGAGGTCGGCCACCGCACGATGGGCGCGAAGGTCAACGGGCGCCTCGTGCCGCTCGAGACCCAGCTCACCAGCGGCGACGTCGTCGAGGTGTTCACGTCGAAGAACCCCGACTCGGGGCCCAGCCAGGACTGGCTGAACTTCGTGAAGTCCCCGCGGGCGCGCAACAAGATCCGCCAGTGGTTCACCAAGGAGCGGCGCGACGAGGCGATCGAGCAGGGTCGCGACTCGATCGCGCGGGCGATGCGCAAGCAGAACCTGCCGCTGCAGAAGCTCATGGGCCAGGACTCGTTCGCCGAGGTGGCGGCGCAGTTGCGCTATGAGGACGTGAGCTCGCTCTACGCGGCGGTGGGCGAGGGGCACATCTCGACCCAGTCGGTGCTCGAGAAGGTCATCTCGCTGGTGCGCGACGAGGACGAGGACGAGGCGACGGATGTCCCGCTGGCGAACATGCCGCGGCCCTCATCGGTGTCGCGGAGCTCGGACTCCGGCGTGCTCGTGCGCGGCGCCCCCGACATCCTCGTGAAGCTCGCGCGGTGCTGCACGCCCGTGCCGGGCGACGAGATCGTGGGCTTCATCACCCGCGGCTCGGGCGTCTCGGTCCACCAGGCCTCGTGCCACAACGTGCAGGGCCTGCTCCGCGAGCCCGAGCGCATGATCGACGTCGAGTGGGCGCCGAGCTCGAAGGGCGTCTTCCTGGTGCAGATCCAGATCGAGGCGCTCGACCGGGGCGGCCTGCTCTCCGACGTCACCCGCGTGCTGAGCGAGCACCACGTGAACATCCTCTCGGCGACGGTGTCGACGTCGACGGACCGCCTCGCGATCAGCAAGTTCGTGTTCGAGATGGGGGACACGACGCATCTCGACCGCGTCCTCAACGCCGTGCGGCGCATCGACGCGGTCTACGACGTCTACCGCGTCAGCGACGGCTGA